The following coding sequences lie in one Phalacrocorax aristotelis chromosome 2, bGulAri2.1, whole genome shotgun sequence genomic window:
- the LOC142053075 gene encoding heterochromatin-associated protein MENT-like — MELVSTSVGKFTVDLFNRLNEANKGKNIFFSPWSISSALALMYLGAKGSTATEMAEVLHFTQAAGHEGSSSPARPSRGRPKRRKMDPEYKQAEDIHSGFKELLTVINKPRSTYELSTANRIYVEKTFPLLSTYLQLSKKYYKAEPQKVNFRAAAEQARQEINAWVEKQTKGKIKDLLRAGEVIYTTKLILVNAIYFKAEWNTKFKAEFTQPQPFRLSKNKSKPVKMMWMRELFQVRIMEKMNFKIIELPYLNYELSMFILLPDDIKDGPTGLEQLERELTYEKLSEWTDSKKMTKTLVDLYLPKFRMEERYELNNSLRSMGMRSAFSSTADFTGMAEKDVLISGVIHKSFVAVDEEGTEAAAATTIISLTSDNVTNVLKFRVDHPFHFFIRHNKSKSILFFGRFCSPSE; from the exons ATGGAACTGGTCTCAACGTCAGTTGGCAAGTTTACAGTTGATCTTTTCAACAGGCTGAATGAGGCCAACAAgggcaaaaacattttcttttccccttggaGCATATCATCTGCCCTGGCTCTGATGTACCTGGGTGCAAAAGGCAGTACAGCAACAGAGATGGCAGAG GTTCTTCATTTCACTCAAGCAGCAGGACATGAAGGCTCTTCTTCTCCAGCCAGACCTTCTCGGGGGAgaccaaagagaagaaaaatg GATCCTGAGTACAAGCAAGCTGAAGATATCCACTCTGGCTTCAAAGAGCTCCTGACTGTCATCAACAAACCCAGAAGCACTTACGAGCTGAGCACTGCCAACCGCATTTACGTGGAAAAAACCTTCCCATTATTGTCA ACATACTTACAGCTCAGTAAGAAGTACTACAAAGCAGAGCCGCAGAAGGTTAACTTTagggcagcagcagaacaagCCAGGCAGGAAATCAATGCTTGGGTTGAAAAACAAACTAAGG GCAAAATCAAAGATCTTctgagggcaggagaggtgatATACACCACCAAACTGATTCTGGTAAATGCCATCTACTTCAAGGCAGAATGGAACACAAAATTTAAGGCAGAATTTACACAACCGCAACCCTTCCGACTGAGCAAG AACAAGAGCAAGCCTGTGAAGATGATGTGGATGAGAGAACTGTTTCAGGTTCGCATCATGGAAAAAATGAATTTCAAAATCATTGAGTTGCCATATCTGAACTACGAACTCAGTATGTTCATCCTCCTTCCTGATGACATCAAAGACGGTCCTACAGGTCTTGAACAG CTGGAAAGAGAACTGACGTATGAGAAGCTGTCCGAATGGACTGATTCCAAGAAGATGACCAAAACTCTTGTGGATCTGTACCTACCTAAGTTCCGAATGGAGGAAAGATACGAGCTTAACAATAGCCTGAGGAGCATGGGAATGCGCAGTGccttcagcagcactgctgattTCACTGGAATGGCTGAGAAGGATGTGCTGATCTCTGGAGTTATTCACAAGTCTTTTGTTGCAGTTGACGAGGAAGGTActgaggcagctgctgctaCTACAATTATAAGTCTAACAAGTGACAATGTTACCAATGTTCTGAAATTTAGGGTTGACCACCCTTTCCACTTCTTCATCAGACACAACAAATCCAAGAGCATCCTCTTTTTTGGTAGATTCTGCTCTCCCTCAGAATGA